In Rubrivirga marina, the following are encoded in one genomic region:
- a CDS encoding tetratricopeptide repeat protein, which produces MSGRLVLSLAAAALVAAYALSACRTSAPEVADDASWTYVGDGACQQCHADLAASYAQTGMGRSLSRFDLATAPEQFGPNGEGPTVCAPDGYCYQPLVRGDTLLMRETRPDMPGYERIEAVDYVVGSGNATRSYLLAAGGAAEGPHGEYLTEMPLTWYVERALWDLSPGYEDGNARFDRPITLECLTCHDARPGHETSQNFYTDVPLGISCERCHGPGSAHVAAFEAGGEPSDPRIVNPSRLPTDLQLDVCQQCHLTGTSVFAPGEDPTTYRPGRPLAAHRAVFATEASVEDPVRFGIASHAERMMRSACFEGSLGTSREMTCTTCHDPHVANDALPADHFNQTCASCHGPSAHLDACSRAGAETVAEAVTGDCVSCHMRTSGTSDIPHVSFTDHWIRRDPPASSEALSTVDDVRGDTPFRLVNLAGGGDPPSPAVADAHLAIATFSLYETQHPLPAYLPRVASLARRALAAGVERTDLRVTLGRALLAMDSSATARDVLADATARGPSDPYAHLWLGVAESERGRHAEAADAFRKAVRLAPMLTEARVRLGTALTEAGRLAEAEEALATAVAQDPLRHPDAWNALGLARLRQNRLDGALGALRRAVALDPRVATARANLGAALLASGDLDAARAQFEAALRLDSAERSALGNLGLILARQGRTDEARAHFQQLLRIDPTDARARAALAELSP; this is translated from the coding sequence GTGTCCGGACGTCTCGTCCTCTCCCTCGCCGCGGCCGCGCTCGTCGCCGCGTACGCCCTCTCCGCCTGCCGCACCTCGGCCCCCGAGGTCGCGGACGACGCGTCGTGGACCTACGTCGGCGACGGGGCCTGCCAGCAGTGCCACGCCGACCTGGCGGCGAGCTACGCGCAGACCGGGATGGGCCGGTCCCTCAGCCGCTTCGACCTGGCCACCGCGCCCGAGCAGTTCGGGCCGAACGGGGAGGGGCCGACGGTCTGTGCGCCCGACGGCTACTGCTACCAACCGCTCGTCCGCGGCGACACGCTCCTCATGCGCGAGACGCGGCCTGACATGCCGGGCTACGAACGCATCGAGGCGGTCGATTACGTCGTCGGCTCGGGCAACGCGACGCGGTCGTACCTGCTGGCGGCGGGTGGCGCCGCGGAGGGGCCGCACGGGGAGTATCTCACCGAGATGCCGCTCACGTGGTACGTCGAACGGGCCCTCTGGGACCTCAGCCCAGGCTATGAGGACGGCAACGCGCGGTTCGATCGGCCCATCACGCTCGAGTGCCTGACGTGCCACGACGCCCGGCCGGGCCACGAGACGAGCCAGAACTTCTACACCGACGTCCCGCTCGGCATCTCGTGCGAGCGGTGCCACGGGCCGGGATCGGCCCACGTCGCGGCCTTCGAGGCCGGCGGCGAGCCCTCGGACCCGCGGATCGTCAACCCGTCGCGCCTGCCGACCGACCTCCAACTCGACGTGTGCCAGCAGTGCCACCTCACGGGGACCAGCGTGTTCGCGCCGGGGGAGGACCCGACGACGTACCGTCCCGGCCGGCCCCTCGCGGCCCACCGCGCCGTGTTCGCGACGGAGGCCTCCGTCGAGGACCCCGTCCGCTTCGGGATCGCCAGCCACGCCGAGCGGATGATGCGGAGCGCGTGCTTCGAGGGCAGCCTCGGGACGAGCCGCGAGATGACGTGCACGACGTGCCACGACCCGCACGTCGCGAACGACGCGCTCCCGGCCGACCACTTCAACCAGACGTGCGCCTCGTGCCACGGGCCCTCCGCCCACCTCGACGCGTGCTCGCGAGCGGGCGCCGAGACCGTCGCCGAGGCCGTGACGGGCGACTGCGTGAGCTGCCACATGCGGACGTCCGGCACGTCCGACATCCCCCACGTCTCGTTCACCGACCACTGGATCCGCCGCGATCCGCCCGCCTCGTCCGAGGCTCTCTCGACGGTCGACGACGTGCGCGGAGACACGCCCTTCCGCCTCGTCAACCTCGCCGGCGGCGGCGACCCGCCGAGCCCGGCCGTGGCCGACGCCCACCTCGCCATCGCGACGTTCTCGCTCTACGAGACGCAGCACCCGCTGCCGGCCTACCTCCCTCGTGTCGCGAGCCTCGCGCGGCGGGCGCTGGCGGCCGGCGTCGAGCGGACCGACCTCCGCGTGACGCTGGGCCGAGCGCTCCTCGCGATGGACTCGTCCGCGACGGCCCGCGACGTCCTCGCCGACGCCACCGCACGCGGCCCGAGCGATCCGTACGCCCACCTCTGGCTCGGCGTCGCGGAGTCCGAGCGGGGCCGGCACGCGGAGGCCGCCGACGCCTTCCGCAAGGCGGTCCGCCTCGCGCCGATGCTGACGGAGGCCCGGGTCCGCCTCGGGACCGCGCTCACCGAGGCAGGGCGGCTCGCCGAGGCGGAGGAGGCGCTGGCCACGGCCGTCGCTCAGGACCCGCTCCGCCACCCGGACGCGTGGAACGCGCTCGGCCTCGCCCGCCTCCGCCAGAACCGTCTCGACGGCGCGCTCGGCGCGCTCCGCCGGGCCGTCGCCCTCGACCCGCGCGTCGCGACGGCCCGCGCCAACCTGGGCGCCGCGCTCCTCGCCTCCGGCGACCTCGACGCCGCGCGGGCCCAGTTCGAGGCGGCCCTCCGGCTCGACTCGGCGGAGCGCTCGGCGCTCGGCAACCTCGGGCTGATCCTCGCGCGGCAGGGGCGGACCGACGAGGCGCGCGCCCACTTCCAACAGCTCCTCCGGATCGACCCGACCGACGCCCGGGCTCGCGCCGCGCTCGCCGAACTCAGCCCATGA
- the folB gene encoding dihydroneopterin aldolase, whose translation MRLATVRLVNAVFYAHHGVMEEEHRIGGRYEVDVAMTLDVREAAEGDDLSKTVDYEKVYALVREVVTGNSSYLIERVAWRIAEAVGEAYPAVAEVEVTVRKPNPPVGGPCDRAEVAVRHAP comes from the coding sequence GTGCGCCTCGCCACCGTCCGCCTCGTCAACGCCGTCTTCTACGCCCACCACGGGGTGATGGAGGAGGAGCACCGGATCGGCGGGCGCTACGAGGTCGACGTGGCCATGACGCTGGACGTCCGCGAGGCGGCGGAGGGCGACGACCTCTCGAAGACGGTCGACTACGAGAAGGTGTACGCGCTCGTGCGGGAGGTCGTGACCGGCAACTCGTCGTACCTCATCGAGCGCGTGGCGTGGCGGATCGCCGAGGCCGTCGGCGAGGCGTACCCCGCGGTCGCCGAGGTCGAGGTAACGGTGCGCAAGCCGAACCCGCCGGTCGGCGGGCCGTGCGACCGGGCCGAGGTCGCCGTCCGGCACGCGCCGTGA
- the folK gene encoding 2-amino-4-hydroxy-6-hydroxymethyldihydropteridine diphosphokinase produces the protein MTEAFVALGANVGDRLAALRGAVSALGALKHTEVTAMSAVYETEALVLPGADPQPDHLNAVVGLWTGLGPFALLRALHVIERDAGRDPDAPKWAPRPLDLDILLFGVQCVESSTLVVPHPSLAERRFVLAPLAEVAGLAEVPGLGQTVDDLLAACPDSGRVERTEFVLRA, from the coding sequence GTGACGGAGGCGTTCGTCGCGCTCGGCGCCAACGTGGGCGACCGGCTCGCGGCGCTCCGAGGCGCGGTCTCGGCTCTCGGCGCCCTCAAGCACACCGAGGTGACGGCCATGAGCGCCGTCTATGAGACGGAGGCCCTCGTCCTGCCCGGCGCCGACCCGCAGCCCGACCACCTCAACGCGGTCGTCGGGCTGTGGACCGGGCTCGGGCCGTTCGCGCTCCTCCGCGCGCTCCACGTCATCGAGCGGGACGCCGGCCGCGACCCCGACGCCCCGAAGTGGGCCCCTCGGCCGCTCGACCTCGACATTCTGCTGTTTGGGGTTCAGTGCGTCGAGTCGTCGACCCTTGTCGTCCCGCACCCGTCGCTGGCGGAACGGCGGTTCGTGCTCGCGCCGCTCGCCGAGGTGGCCGGCCTCGCCGAGGTCCCCGGCCTCGGGCAGACCGTGGACGATCTCTTGGCCGCCTGCCCCGACTCCGGTCGGGTCGAGCGAACGGAGTTCGTCCTGAGGGCTTGA
- a CDS encoding DinB family protein: MEPAWYDATARVPRQGQLVRIVTQGGVDHAAFFEVTHTDDWPAGVAWVLENGRSSLPFDQVVLWSPDPSAVAPNRSEPPPDETPPDEAPSGPEFASEPERPAILTEALFEIEQTETVLKSLPPDQYDWTPHPDIATLRTLSRRLVRIVARMSWVLELDALEVMFEPDLPQFKTPAELIETYRSNADTVRSLIPTTTPDDLQGTWRLERDGVEIARMSRGSALRRFGIAPMVFHRGEASVMLTALGLVPPHPYPEWAFRETPTPTSAWAQP; the protein is encoded by the coding sequence TTGGAACCCGCCTGGTACGACGCGACCGCGCGCGTCCCCCGCCAAGGGCAGCTCGTCCGAATCGTCACCCAGGGGGGCGTCGACCACGCGGCGTTCTTCGAGGTCACGCACACCGACGACTGGCCGGCCGGCGTCGCGTGGGTTCTGGAGAACGGCCGGTCCAGCCTCCCGTTCGACCAGGTCGTCCTGTGGTCGCCAGACCCCTCGGCGGTGGCCCCGAACCGCTCCGAGCCCCCTCCGGATGAGACCCCTCCGGACGAGGCCCCGAGCGGGCCCGAGTTCGCGTCGGAGCCGGAGCGACCCGCGATCCTGACCGAGGCCCTGTTCGAGATCGAGCAAACGGAGACCGTCCTCAAATCCCTCCCCCCCGACCAGTACGACTGGACTCCGCACCCCGACATCGCCACGTTGCGGACCCTCTCACGGAGGCTCGTTCGGATCGTGGCCCGGATGAGCTGGGTGCTCGAACTCGACGCGCTCGAGGTGATGTTCGAGCCCGACCTCCCCCAATTCAAAACGCCCGCGGAGCTGATCGAGACGTACCGGTCCAACGCCGACACCGTTCGGTCCCTCATCCCCACGACCACACCGGACGACCTCCAGGGGACCTGGCGCCTCGAGAGGGACGGGGTCGAGATCGCTCGGATGTCGCGGGGCTCGGCCCTCCGGCGCTTCGGGATCGCACCCATGGTGTTCCACCGGGGCGAGGCCAGCGTCATGCTCACCGCGCTCGGGCTGGTGCCGCCCCACCCCTACCCCGAGTGGGCGTTCCGAGAGACGCCGACGCCGACGTCGGCCTGGGCCCAGCCGTAG
- a CDS encoding deoxynucleoside kinase encodes MPAPTLPAHLGYVAVEGVIGAGKTTLARMLAERAGGKLVEEEFEENPFLDRFYGDRDRWALQTQLAFLASRFKQQKALAARDLFVDHVVSDYTFDKDRIFAHVTLDGDEVRLYETLYGIMEPSAPVPDLVVYLRSSVDRLLHNVALRGRSYESNMDPAYLTELVDAYDRYFFHYSKSPLLIVDSSRIDFVRETATFDELVRQIGSVRGGTAYFNPPATMQLAF; translated from the coding sequence ATGCCTGCCCCCACGCTCCCCGCCCACCTCGGATACGTCGCCGTCGAGGGCGTCATCGGTGCTGGCAAGACGACGCTGGCCCGGATGCTGGCAGAGCGGGCCGGCGGCAAGCTGGTGGAGGAGGAGTTCGAGGAGAACCCCTTCCTAGACCGCTTCTACGGCGACCGCGACCGGTGGGCGCTCCAGACGCAGCTCGCGTTCCTCGCCAGCCGGTTCAAGCAGCAGAAGGCGCTCGCCGCGCGCGACCTGTTCGTCGACCACGTCGTCTCGGACTACACGTTCGACAAGGACCGGATCTTCGCCCACGTCACGCTCGACGGCGACGAGGTCCGCCTCTATGAGACGCTCTACGGCATCATGGAGCCGTCGGCGCCGGTGCCCGACCTCGTGGTTTACCTCCGCTCGTCGGTCGACCGGCTGCTCCACAACGTCGCGCTGCGGGGCCGGAGCTACGAGTCGAACATGGACCCGGCGTACCTCACCGAGCTGGTCGACGCCTACGACCGCTACTTCTTCCACTACTCCAAGAGCCCGCTCCTCATCGTCGACTCGTCGCGGATCGACTTCGTGCGGGAGACGGCGACGTTCGACGAGCTCGTCCGCCAGATCGGGAGCGTGCGGGGCGGCACGGCCTACTTCAACCCGCCGGCCACGATGCAGCTGGCGTTTTAG
- a CDS encoding IS1595 family transposase translates to MERFTVVDLFRRFPDDHACVAHLARERWGCDPVEGGMDCERCGGHRAFRYIETRKCYACTDCKAQVRPTAGTIFHGSRTPLTIWFYVFFQMAKTRTGIAAKQIERETGVTYKTAWRMCHLVRAALAEGAEEASMFAGVVEVDEVYMGSRKPRRKGQRKPGRGTIHGSVPKTPVIGVLERDEDGMPVRVRAKVTADTKRATVLPFIDANVEGGSRVYSDEYSVYTPLEGMGFRHDFVRHRAKQYAVEVVDGDTGEVRNVHTNGIEGFWSQVKGGVLNVHRGVSAKYLQRYVDEFAYRYSRRADDRPLCLTMLSRAASSGRHAARLAPTSPG, encoded by the coding sequence GTGGAACGCTTCACCGTCGTTGACCTATTCCGGCGCTTCCCCGACGACCACGCCTGCGTCGCCCACCTCGCCCGCGAGCGGTGGGGCTGCGACCCGGTGGAAGGCGGGATGGACTGCGAGCGGTGCGGCGGCCACCGGGCCTTCCGCTACATCGAGACGCGGAAGTGCTACGCCTGCACGGACTGCAAGGCCCAGGTCCGCCCCACGGCCGGGACCATCTTCCACGGGTCCCGGACGCCGCTGACGATCTGGTTCTACGTGTTCTTCCAGATGGCGAAGACGCGCACGGGGATCGCGGCGAAGCAGATCGAACGCGAGACGGGCGTGACGTACAAGACGGCGTGGCGGATGTGCCACCTCGTCCGCGCGGCACTCGCGGAGGGGGCCGAGGAGGCGTCGATGTTCGCGGGCGTCGTGGAGGTGGACGAGGTCTACATGGGCTCGCGGAAGCCGCGCCGGAAGGGGCAGCGGAAGCCCGGTCGCGGCACCATCCACGGGTCCGTCCCCAAGACGCCCGTGATCGGCGTCCTCGAACGGGACGAGGACGGGATGCCGGTCCGGGTCCGCGCGAAGGTGACGGCCGACACGAAGCGGGCGACGGTCCTCCCGTTCATCGACGCCAACGTGGAGGGCGGGTCCCGCGTCTACTCCGACGAGTACAGCGTGTACACGCCGCTAGAGGGCATGGGCTTCCGTCACGACTTCGTGCGGCACCGGGCGAAGCAGTACGCCGTCGAGGTCGTGGACGGGGACACGGGCGAGGTCCGCAACGTCCACACGAACGGCATCGAGGGGTTCTGGAGCCAGGTCAAGGGCGGCGTCCTCAACGTCCACCGGGGCGTCTCCGCGAAGTACCTCCAACGGTATGTAGACGAGTTCGCCTACCGGTACTCGCGGCGGGCCGACGACCGGCCTCTCTGCCTTACGATGCTGAGTCGGGCCGCTTCTTCCGGGCGGCACGCCGCACGGCTCGCTCCCACGTCTCCCGGCTGA
- a CDS encoding heme exporter protein CcmB produces the protein MAWLSGAWAVVANDARLELRTRVALSGLGLFVAASLVLVRVALGRGAPTVPIAAALLWIVVVFAAAVGLGRAFVAEEERGTSLLLQLHLRPSQVFAGKLAFNAALMTGVVALAALGFRILVPVPLAAPGVWAAGLGLGAVGIAAATTLLSALVARARAAGPLLPVLAFPVLVPILIPAVALTELASGQADGAWAAARDDLVLMASYAGLLVSASFLLFDYVWRD, from the coding sequence GTGGCCTGGCTCTCCGGCGCCTGGGCCGTCGTCGCCAACGACGCCCGCCTCGAACTCCGCACGCGCGTGGCCCTCAGCGGCCTCGGTCTGTTCGTGGCCGCCTCGCTCGTGCTCGTCCGCGTCGCCCTCGGCCGCGGCGCCCCGACCGTGCCGATCGCGGCCGCCCTCCTGTGGATCGTCGTCGTGTTCGCCGCGGCGGTCGGGCTCGGCCGCGCGTTTGTGGCTGAGGAAGAGCGCGGGACGTCCCTCCTCCTCCAGCTCCACCTCCGCCCGAGCCAGGTGTTCGCCGGAAAGCTGGCGTTCAACGCGGCGCTGATGACCGGCGTCGTGGCGCTCGCGGCGCTCGGTTTCCGGATCCTCGTGCCCGTCCCGCTCGCGGCGCCCGGCGTGTGGGCGGCCGGCCTCGGCCTCGGCGCCGTCGGCATCGCGGCGGCGACGACGCTCCTGTCGGCGCTCGTGGCACGGGCCCGCGCCGCCGGCCCGCTCCTGCCAGTCCTCGCGTTCCCCGTCCTCGTCCCGATCCTGATCCCGGCCGTCGCGCTCACCGAGCTGGCCTCCGGCCAGGCCGACGGCGCCTGGGCCGCCGCCCGCGACGACCTCGTGCTGATGGCCTCCTACGCCGGCCTTCTCGTCTCGGCGTCGTTCCTCCTCTTCGACTACGTCTGGAGAGACTGA
- a CDS encoding ADP-ribosylglycohydrolase family protein yields the protein MPVPFRDRLVATVLGAAIGDALGMPIEGLSHTNVRTYYKGIKEMRADEKREDLGVGQWTADTQRARALCRALAEAAPDSPEEVRQAFEAELPDDAALRRPQIHSPSSALAAASAPLGVQARLRGLKNLASARWAALLFGTVDGHAVAHVAAASQIGAIRTCLGKDPDGLSGPDVLAAAHEAALDAEQILSADDRVSSRLGTLRDHLEDYPLDLQDLCAGTGPAADEAFPFAVAMVARSPALVESTLLAAVNVGGDAAAVGSCVGALLGALHGLAPFPDAWLDALEDADAIRAEAEALADALGG from the coding sequence ATGCCCGTCCCGTTCCGCGACCGCCTCGTCGCCACCGTCCTCGGCGCCGCCATCGGCGACGCCCTCGGCATGCCCATCGAGGGCCTCAGCCACACCAACGTCCGCACGTACTACAAGGGCATCAAGGAGATGCGGGCCGACGAGAAGCGCGAGGACCTCGGTGTCGGGCAGTGGACGGCCGACACGCAGCGGGCCCGCGCCCTCTGCCGCGCGCTCGCCGAGGCGGCCCCGGACAGCCCCGAGGAAGTCCGCCAAGCGTTCGAGGCCGAGCTGCCCGACGACGCCGCGCTCCGTCGGCCTCAGATCCACTCGCCGAGCAGCGCGCTCGCGGCGGCCTCGGCCCCGCTCGGTGTGCAGGCCCGGCTCCGTGGCCTGAAGAACCTCGCCAGCGCCCGTTGGGCCGCGCTCCTGTTCGGGACGGTCGACGGGCACGCCGTCGCGCACGTCGCCGCGGCGTCTCAGATCGGCGCGATCCGGACGTGCCTCGGCAAGGACCCCGACGGGCTCTCAGGCCCCGACGTCCTCGCCGCCGCGCACGAGGCGGCCCTCGACGCCGAGCAGATCCTGTCGGCCGACGACCGCGTCTCGTCCCGCCTCGGCACCCTCCGGGACCACCTCGAGGACTATCCCCTCGACCTCCAGGACCTCTGTGCCGGCACCGGCCCCGCGGCCGACGAGGCGTTCCCGTTCGCCGTCGCGATGGTCGCCCGCTCGCCCGCGCTCGTCGAGTCGACGCTGCTCGCGGCCGTCAACGTGGGCGGCGACGCGGCGGCCGTCGGGTCGTGCGTCGGCGCGCTCCTCGGCGCGCTCCACGGGCTCGCCCCGTTCCCGGATGCGTGGCTCGACGCACTCGAGGACGCCGACGCGATCCGCGCCGAGGCCGAGGCCCTCGCGGACGCGCTCGGCGGCTAG
- a CDS encoding EAL domain-containing protein, producing MDSDAARFEIDLRYAAGRDQLEPRFRPVVDTQTEAVVGFRVEATWEHPSLGRLGPDRFLPLAEEIGLAEDLDRWVLDRACTEVAGWGGEAVDALAVLLVALSTPTATSEGLADDARAAADLSGLPPDRLALDVPEAGSSLRLFSDLRRTGLRLATTMEPPSELSEHAGPVTVIAPRETGADAEVIVHGSYPPAGTLPDSVRLVLDLDGDALTAGDARALLVGGPLVRG from the coding sequence ATGGACTCCGACGCCGCCCGTTTCGAGATCGACCTCCGCTACGCCGCCGGGCGCGACCAACTCGAGCCGCGCTTCCGCCCCGTCGTCGACACCCAGACCGAGGCCGTCGTCGGCTTCCGCGTCGAGGCCACGTGGGAGCACCCGTCGCTCGGGCGTCTCGGCCCGGACCGCTTCCTGCCGCTGGCGGAAGAGATCGGGCTCGCCGAGGACCTCGACCGCTGGGTCCTCGACCGTGCGTGCACGGAGGTCGCCGGCTGGGGCGGCGAGGCCGTCGACGCGCTCGCCGTCCTCCTCGTCGCCCTCTCGACCCCGACGGCCACCAGCGAGGGCCTGGCCGACGATGCCCGCGCCGCCGCCGACCTCTCGGGCCTCCCCCCTGACCGCCTCGCGCTCGACGTGCCCGAGGCCGGCAGCTCCCTCCGCCTGTTCTCGGACCTCCGCCGCACGGGCCTCCGCCTCGCCACGACAATGGAGCCGCCGTCCGAGCTGTCCGAACACGCGGGGCCGGTCACCGTCATCGCGCCGCGTGAGACCGGGGCGGACGCCGAGGTCATCGTCCACGGCTCGTACCCGCCAGCCGGCACGCTCCCCGACTCGGTCCGCCTCGTGCTCGACCTCGACGGGGACGCCCTCACGGCCGGCGACGCGCGGGCCCTCCTCGTCGGCGGGCCGTTGGTCCGAGGCTAG
- the murB gene encoding UDP-N-acetylmuramate dehydrogenase, translating to MAFVTPAPDGALAPAERDRREDAFRDVLARRLTDLDPSRVRSDVPLGPFTTFQIGGPADVFFEAHSADELAAAVTAAREVGVPFFVLGLGANILVGDLGFRGVVVRNRAAHVQTDRASGRVWAESGAVVWPDLIEATLDAGLSGLEHYAGIPSTVGGALWQNLHFLSPPPERERTMFIEEVVASAELLGADGQRRTVDREWFDFGYDYSTLHVTDDLVLSATFQLEPKDPARLREIVEANLEWRGARHPPLDTEPSAGSIFKKIDGVGAGRLADWCGLKGTRIGGAMVTQRHANILINAGVAGGQSATARDVRHLIGYIQETVEREQGYRLSTEVGMIGDFGDLGRLPEAGWEEADGFTGGVPPGGHPEAHRDAERR from the coding sequence GTGGCCTTCGTCACCCCGGCCCCCGACGGGGCGCTCGCCCCCGCCGAACGCGACCGCCGCGAGGACGCCTTCCGCGACGTCCTCGCCCGCCGCCTCACCGACCTCGACCCCTCCCGCGTTCGTTCGGACGTCCCGCTCGGGCCGTTCACGACGTTCCAGATCGGCGGCCCGGCCGACGTGTTCTTCGAGGCCCACTCCGCCGACGAGTTGGCGGCAGCGGTGACGGCGGCCCGCGAGGTCGGCGTGCCGTTCTTCGTGCTCGGGCTCGGCGCCAACATCCTCGTGGGCGATCTCGGCTTTCGGGGCGTCGTGGTCCGCAACCGGGCGGCGCACGTGCAAACCGACCGCGCGAGCGGCCGCGTGTGGGCGGAGAGCGGCGCGGTCGTCTGGCCGGATCTGATCGAGGCGACGCTCGACGCCGGGCTCTCCGGGCTGGAGCACTACGCCGGCATCCCGTCGACCGTCGGCGGCGCGCTGTGGCAGAACCTCCATTTCCTCTCGCCGCCGCCGGAGCGCGAGCGGACGATGTTCATCGAGGAAGTCGTCGCCTCGGCCGAGCTCCTCGGCGCCGACGGCCAGCGGCGGACCGTCGACCGCGAGTGGTTCGACTTCGGCTACGACTACTCGACGCTCCACGTCACCGACGACCTCGTGCTCTCGGCCACGTTCCAGCTCGAGCCGAAGGACCCGGCGCGGCTCCGCGAGATCGTCGAGGCCAACCTCGAATGGCGCGGCGCGCGGCACCCGCCGCTGGACACGGAGCCCTCGGCCGGCTCCATCTTCAAGAAGATCGATGGCGTCGGCGCCGGGCGCCTCGCAGACTGGTGTGGCCTGAAGGGCACGCGGATCGGCGGGGCGATGGTGACGCAGCGCCACGCCAACATCCTCATCAACGCGGGCGTCGCTGGGGGCCAGTCGGCCACGGCACGAGACGTCCGGCACCTCATCGGCTACATCCAGGAGACCGTCGAGCGCGAGCAGGGCTACCGCCTCAGCACCGAGGTCGGGATGATCGGCGACTTTGGCGACCTCGGGCGGCTCCCCGAGGCGGGCTGGGAGGAGGCCGACGGCTTCACCGGGGGCGTGCCGCCTGGCGGCCACCCGGAGGCCCACCGCGACGCGGAACGGCGGTAG
- a CDS encoding MGMT family protein has protein sequence MADESDFFARVYDVVARIPPGRVTTYGVIARALDAPRASRGVGWALRAVAATEASPLAVPCHRVVNREGRLTGRRHFATPTAMEERLRAEGVAFVAPDRVDLAAHLWDPGRPRDEAPQRR, from the coding sequence ATGGCCGACGAGTCCGACTTCTTCGCTCGCGTATACGACGTCGTCGCCCGGATCCCGCCGGGCCGCGTCACGACCTACGGGGTCATCGCGCGTGCGCTGGATGCGCCTCGAGCGTCGCGCGGGGTGGGCTGGGCGCTCCGGGCCGTCGCGGCCACCGAGGCGAGCCCGCTCGCGGTCCCGTGCCACCGCGTCGTGAACCGGGAGGGCCGGCTCACGGGCCGCCGCCACTTCGCGACGCCGACGGCGATGGAGGAGCGGCTCCGGGCCGAGGGGGTCGCGTTCGTCGCGCCGGACCGCGTGGACCTCGCGGCCCACCTCTGGGATCCCGGGCGGCCCCGCGATGAGGCTCCGCAGCGGAGATAG